A stretch of DNA from Brachyspira pilosicoli:
AGGCGATAAGTTTAACGGCAATGATTTTGCTTTAGATACATACAATAAAGGATGCAGATTTTTTATACTTTCAGAAAATATTAATATGCCAAAAGATGCTAATGTGGTTTATACTGATGATAGTGTATTATTTTTTATAAAGTTAGCGAGAGAATATAGAAGAAGGTTCAATATAAAAGTAGTATCAATCACAGGAAGCTGCGGAAAAACTACTACAAAAGAATTAACAGCGTTATTTTTAAGCACAAAATATAAAACATTAAAAACAGAAGGCAATTTTAATAATGAAATAGGAGTGCCAAAAACAATATTTAATTTAGATGACAGTTATGAGATGGCAGTAATAGAAGCTGGAATGAATCATAAAAATGAACTCTTAAGAATATCTGAGGCAATAGAAGCTGATACTGTTATAATTAATAATGTTGAGCCTGTGCATATTGCTTTTTTGGGCTCTTTAGAAAATATAGCTCTTGCTAAAAGTGAATTATTTAACAATGCAAAAGAAAATGCTATTATAAATAAAAACACAAACAAAGTAGATATATTATTAAGCGAAGCAAAAAACAAAAAAATAAAAAACATCATAGAGGCAGATATAAAAGAAATAAAAAAGATAGATGATAATAGTTTTGTTTATAAGAATGTAACATTTAATCATAATTTAATTGGGGATTTTAATTTACAAAATATATTAATGGCTTTAAAAACAGCAGAACTCTATAACGTAGATTTAGAAGAATGTGCAAAAGCTTTAACTAATTATCAAAATCAAAAAAACAGAATGCAGATAATAAAAATAAATAACTGCTCTATCATAAATGACTGCTACAATTCAAACCCTACAGCATTAAAAAATATGCTTATATATTTATCTAAAAGAGAAGAAAAAAGAAAAATAGCAATTATTGGTGATATGCTTGAAACAGAAACTGAAAACTTTTCTTTTCATAAAGATATAGGAACATTTATAAACTCATTAAAAAACATAGATGAAGTTATTACAGTTGGAGATAATTCAGAAAAAATAGATAATGAGGTTACATGCACTAAAATGCATTTTAAAAAAGTAGAAGATAGTATAAACACTATAATTGATATTATAAAAAACACTAATGAAGAGACAGCAATTTTAATAAAAGCTTCATTAGGTATGCGTTTTAATATGATAATAGAAGCAATAAATAATATATAATATTTTATTACATGCCAAACATACCAAGTATTGAAACTAATAGATAGTCTGTTATAAGTATTAGCATAAAACTATAAACCACGCTAATAGTAGTAGCCTTACCAACACCTTCAGCTCCGCCATTAGTTCTAAATCCATAGAAACAGGAAATCAAAATAACTTCAGCACCAAAAATAGTAGATTTTATTAAACTTCCAATAAAGTCTCCAAGTGAAATAACGGCAATAGCTCTGTCAAAATAAATAGCAGGGTCATTATGAAGCACAAATACAGTTACTAAAGCCCCGCCAAGCACCCCTATTATATCGGCAGAAACAGTAAGCATAGGTAAAGATATAACAGCCGCCCAAAATCTTGGCACAGCAACATATTCTATTGGGTTGGTATACAATGTTTTTAAAGCGTCCAATTGCTCGCTTACCTGCATAGTACCAATCTCAGCAGTAACAGAACTGCCTACCCTACCCGCAAATATTAAAGCAAGAAGCATAGGAGATAATTCCTTAACCATAGCCTTACCAACCATAGAACCAACGAACTGCGATATGCCTTTCAATACACTATCCAAAACCACCGCTATCTGAAGCGACATTACCATTCCCGTACAAAGCACCGTTACAGCAGCAACAATAAAAGATTCTACTCCCATTCTTACTATTTGATCAGTTAAAAGTTTAAAAGAAAAACTCGGTCTAAAAGTATATTTAAATATTTGCATTAATAAAGAAGCAAATTCACCTAATGTATCAAGTAAAATGATTATTTTGTTCTTTATGCCCTTTCTAACTTCTATCTTAACATCAAATAATTCCATAGGTAAAAGTCCTTATTTTAATTATTAACATTAATATTTTCAAATCTTGTCTGGTCAGCAATAAAATTAAGCGGCAATCCTTCAAGTATAGCACCATTTCTATGTTTTGCAAGTATAACTTCAACTTGATTATTTTTTTCATCTATCACTTCTTCATCTTTATCTTCTTTATTTGCTTTTTGCCTATGAAGAAACATAACAATATCAGCATCTTGCTCTATAGAACCAGATTCACGTAAATCAGAAAGCCTTGGTTTATCTTGTCTTTGTTCAACTGCTCTCGATAACTGTGCTAATGCTATAACTGGTACATTCAATTCTTTTGCTAATGCTTTAAGCCCTCTTGATATATCTGCTATTTCTTGTTCTCTTGTGCCGTTTCTTCTTGTATTGGCATTAGAATGAATGAGCTGTAAATAATCAACAACTATTAATTTTAAATCTATTGGTTTTCCCGTGGTTTTAGCAATTTCAGCAAATTTATATTTCATCTGCCTAGCCTTACCTCTTATCTCCATAATGGTTAATTGGCTAGAATCATCTATTAACAAATTAGCCTGTGATAAACTATTGAAAGTCTGACCTAATTTAGTCCATTCTGGTTTCTCTAAATCTCCAGACCTTACACGAGACAAACTAATTCTTGCCTTGCTTGCAATAAGTCTCTCTACAAGCTGCATACTGCTCATTTCTAAAGAGAAAAAACCAATTCCATAATTCATAGATTCAATATTAGTTATAACATGTTCAACTATATTTAGAGCAAAGCTGGTTTTACCAACAGAAGGACGTGCTGCAAGTATGATTAAATCTGATGGCTGGAAACCATGAGTAACCTTATCAAGACCAATAAAACCAGAAGGCACTCCTGTAACAGTACCTTTATGTTTTTTTCTGTTTTCTATAGTGGTTAATGCTTCATAAAGTAAATCTCTTATATGTATAAAATCATTATCAAGTCTTCTTTGAGTAACTTCAAATATTCTTTTTTCTGCAAAATCGGCTATTTCTTTTGTTTCAGAGTCTTTAGCTTCATAAGCTGAGTTTTGTATGTCTTGAGTTGCAGTTATCAAATCTCTCAATAAAGATTTTTCTGCTATAATTTCTGCATAATATTTGGCATTTTGATGAAAAGGACTTCCGTCTATTATTTTCATCAAATATACTTCATCATTTTGAATTATTTTGTCAAAAAGTCCGTTTTCTTTGAGATATCTTAAAATAGTTTCAGCATTAACTGCAATCCCCCTATTATGCATTTCAAGTATGCATTCATAGAGTAATCTGTTTCTTTCACTATAAAAATCTTTTGATACTATTTTGGAAATTGCTGCAGATATAGCCTGAGAGTTTTGAAGCATTGCTCCAAGTAGAGACTCTTCAGCCTCTATGGAGCATGGAGTATTATTCATTAATTATTTTCTTCTGTTGTATTAGCAGTTTCAGTATTTTCTGTATTAGCTTCAACATTATTAACGCTATCAATGTTGTCAATATTAACAACTTTAATTTTGATATTAGCATTAACGCTATGATATAATTTTATTTCAACATCATATTCGCCAAGTTCTTTAATATGTTTTTCCATATGAACATCGCGTTTATTGATATCTATTTCTTTTTCTTTTAAAGCATCAACTATTGTCTGCTGACTAACAGAACCATATAGTTTACCATTATCAGCAACTTTAGCAGGTATTATTACGCTTATATCAACAATTTTTCCCTTAAGTATTTCTGCTTCCATTTTTCTTTTAGCTCTTTTTTTCTCTAAGCTTTTTTGCATTTGAGCTAAAGTTTTTAAGTTAGCAGCATTTTTTACAACAGCTATACCTCTTGGAATAAGAAAATTTCTTGCATAACCGTTTTTTACTTTACATATATCTCCTTCATAGCCAAGTGATATAAAATCTTTCTTTAAGATAATTTCCATTGGTAAAACTCCCTATCATTTACTATATTTATACACATTCTATAACTTTTAGTCTATTAATTATAACATATTATAAATATTATATCAATACTTTACATATTATTTAATTGTTTAGAATTTATTTATTCTAATTTACAAATATTGCTAAATCCCGCAACAGGAATTCCTAATCCCCTTATAAGCCTAGCCCAATAATTAACTTGTGCCGCTGTTGAAGCTAATATTAATATAGCCCTTTCAGAATATTCTTCTTTTACTTTGTTTATTAATTCTTCTGATATTGTTATAGGAGTTTTTGTTATGGCGGATATATATTTTAATGCTATTTTCTCTTTTTTTGATAAAGATGGGCAATTATCTACATCTTTATTTTGTAAAGCTTTTATTTCTTCATCTGTTACATTTTCTTTGTCATACTCAAAACTATTCATATCAATACAAAAAGGACAAGATACATCTATAGAAATTTGTATTCTTATGAGCTTTAATAATCTTTTAGGT
This window harbors:
- a CDS encoding UDP-N-acetylmuramoyl-tripeptide--D-alanyl-D-alanine ligase, with protein sequence MGQTSVKDIIKIAKETNSKYLFNATDENKNLEISTDSREDFNENKLFLAIKGDKFNGNDFALDTYNKGCRFFILSENINMPKDANVVYTDDSVLFFIKLAREYRRRFNIKVVSITGSCGKTTTKELTALFLSTKYKTLKTEGNFNNEIGVPKTIFNLDDSYEMAVIEAGMNHKNELLRISEAIEADTVIINNVEPVHIAFLGSLENIALAKSELFNNAKENAIINKNTNKVDILLSEAKNKKIKNIIEADIKEIKKIDDNSFVYKNVTFNHNLIGDFNLQNILMALKTAELYNVDLEECAKALTNYQNQKNRMQIIKINNCSIINDCYNSNPTALKNMLIYLSKREEKRKIAIIGDMLETETENFSFHKDIGTFINSLKNIDEVITVGDNSEKIDNEVTCTKMHFKKVEDSINTIIDIIKNTNEETAILIKASLGMRFNMIIEAINNI
- a CDS encoding ABC transporter permease, which translates into the protein MELFDVKIEVRKGIKNKIIILLDTLGEFASLLMQIFKYTFRPSFSFKLLTDQIVRMGVESFIVAAVTVLCTGMVMSLQIAVVLDSVLKGISQFVGSMVGKAMVKELSPMLLALIFAGRVGSSVTAEIGTMQVSEQLDALKTLYTNPIEYVAVPRFWAAVISLPMLTVSADIIGVLGGALVTVFVLHNDPAIYFDRAIAVISLGDFIGSLIKSTIFGAEVILISCFYGFRTNGGAEGVGKATTISVVYSFMLILITDYLLVSILGMFGM
- the dnaB gene encoding replicative DNA helicase → MNNTPCSIEAEESLLGAMLQNSQAISAAISKIVSKDFYSERNRLLYECILEMHNRGIAVNAETILRYLKENGLFDKIIQNDEVYLMKIIDGSPFHQNAKYYAEIIAEKSLLRDLITATQDIQNSAYEAKDSETKEIADFAEKRIFEVTQRRLDNDFIHIRDLLYEALTTIENRKKHKGTVTGVPSGFIGLDKVTHGFQPSDLIILAARPSVGKTSFALNIVEHVITNIESMNYGIGFFSLEMSSMQLVERLIASKARISLSRVRSGDLEKPEWTKLGQTFNSLSQANLLIDDSSQLTIMEIRGKARQMKYKFAEIAKTTGKPIDLKLIVVDYLQLIHSNANTRRNGTREQEIADISRGLKALAKELNVPVIALAQLSRAVEQRQDKPRLSDLRESGSIEQDADIVMFLHRQKANKEDKDEEVIDEKNNQVEVILAKHRNGAILEGLPLNFIADQTRFENINVNN
- the rplI gene encoding 50S ribosomal protein L9, translated to MEIILKKDFISLGYEGDICKVKNGYARNFLIPRGIAVVKNAANLKTLAQMQKSLEKKRAKRKMEAEILKGKIVDISVIIPAKVADNGKLYGSVSQQTIVDALKEKEIDINKRDVHMEKHIKELGEYDVEIKLYHSVNANIKIKVVNIDNIDSVNNVEANTENTETANTTEENN
- a CDS encoding carboxymuconolactone decarboxylase family protein, producing MFKFNIKDKNNYFESQDKAYINPPKRIPFFLRFPIWIASKKVKKDLLLAKVLAWNPKTAISSGIMESLITHDDKEVPKRLLKLIRIQISIDVSCPFCIDMNSFEYDKENVTDEEIKALQNKDVDNCPSLSKKEKIALKYISAITKTPITISEELINKVKEEYSERAILILASTAAQVNYWARLIRGLGIPVAGFSNICKLE